A DNA window from Parabacteroides johnsonii DSM 18315 contains the following coding sequences:
- a CDS encoding porin, with product MKRLTAFWLSACFLCTVPVQAQSFIPERDSSDISLFEYATKIPKRNNVFNLDLEMHASFNTFFTGHKLDEAAFRFNHIKLEATGEVNDRLFYWYRQNLNQGNEGMDLENLPESIEYAMIGYRLNDKFTVTLGKQDAAWGGFEYDLDPYAIYEYSDMNEYMDCYFTGVTFAYQPVVSQELRVQVTDNRIGSMEDAYGLLPAGIEKPRAPLFYTFNWNSCYLDEVLNLRYSATAGEQAKGKWMYMAWAGHNVCTGPFDGYFDVMYTRGSLDPLGILTELVPPSGENEEGPVCLRNVQYLSLVAEMNYRFHPKWNAFAKGMYETGSVYKTGDEEGELPNGKYRTAWGLQAGLEFYPMADENLHIFLTGTARSYKLTEKAKALGASIENTQRLSVGFIYKLPLY from the coding sequence ATGAAACGACTAACGGCATTCTGGCTGTCAGCCTGCTTTTTATGCACTGTTCCCGTACAGGCGCAATCATTTATTCCCGAACGAGATTCCTCCGATATTTCTCTGTTTGAATATGCAACGAAGATTCCCAAGCGCAATAATGTATTCAACCTGGATCTGGAAATGCATGCTTCTTTCAATACTTTCTTCACCGGACACAAGCTGGATGAAGCCGCTTTCCGTTTCAACCACATCAAGCTCGAAGCGACCGGTGAAGTAAACGACCGGCTTTTCTACTGGTACCGCCAGAACCTCAACCAAGGGAATGAAGGCATGGATCTGGAAAACCTGCCAGAATCGATCGAATATGCCATGATCGGCTACCGCCTCAACGACAAATTCACAGTTACTTTAGGGAAACAGGATGCTGCCTGGGGAGGGTTCGAATATGACCTTGACCCGTATGCGATATACGAATACAGCGACATGAACGAATACATGGATTGCTATTTCACCGGAGTCACGTTTGCCTACCAACCGGTAGTTTCGCAAGAGCTTCGTGTGCAGGTTACCGACAACCGTATCGGGAGCATGGAGGATGCTTACGGCCTGCTTCCCGCCGGAATTGAAAAGCCACGCGCTCCACTTTTCTACACGTTTAACTGGAACAGCTGTTATCTGGACGAGGTTCTAAACCTCCGCTATTCCGCAACGGCCGGAGAACAGGCTAAAGGGAAATGGATGTATATGGCATGGGCCGGACACAACGTTTGTACCGGTCCGTTCGACGGCTACTTCGATGTGATGTACACGCGCGGCTCGCTCGATCCGTTAGGTATCCTGACCGAGCTGGTTCCTCCGTCCGGCGAGAATGAGGAAGGACCGGTCTGCTTGCGTAATGTCCAGTATCTTTCACTCGTGGCGGAGATGAATTACCGCTTCCATCCGAAATGGAATGCCTTTGCCAAAGGCATGTACGAGACTGGTTCGGTCTATAAAACGGGAGATGAAGAGGGAGAACTCCCTAACGGGAAATACCGCACGGCATGGGGCTTGCAGGCCGGTCTCGAATTCTATCCGATGGCAGATGAAAACCTGCATATCTTCCTGACAGGAACAGCCCGCTCTTACAAGCTGACGGAAAAAGCAAAAGCGCTGGGTGCCTCCATTGAAAACACACAGCGCTTGTCGGTAGGGTTCATATACAAGTTGCCTTTGTATTGA
- a CDS encoding glycoside hydrolase family 95 protein, with product MKLKCLSFVLLILAGCNMPEVKTGKSLSYHFDAPAEIWEETLPLGNGRLGLMPDGGVDTEKIVLNEISMWSGSKQDTDNPQAYYSLGTIRKLLFEGRNDEAQELMYNTFVCKGEGSALGQGANAPYGSYQLLGNLVLNYDYQGSSDSISGYRRELNLDNAIATASFRRGKVKYDREVFTSFADDLGVIHLTADADKALNFSFGMNRPEHYKVTADGNDLLMQGQLPDGVDTLEMKGLRYASRVRVVLPKGGNVIPGDSTVTIRNASEAILLVSMATDYFDKDLDEKVASLLANAEKKDFASLKKGHIAAYRSLFGRVDLDLGHSSREDLPIDERLATFNADPDDPSLGALYFQFGRYLLISSTRVGLLPPNLQGLWCNTVNTPWNGDYHLNINLQMNHWPAEVANLSELHLPLVEWTKQQVASGEQTAKAYYNAGGWVTHILGNVWEFTAPGEHPSWGATNTSAAWLCEHLYMHYLYTLDKEYLKDVYPVLKGASRFFVDMLVEDPRNKYLVTAPTTSPENGYKLPNGKTAHICAGSTMDNQIVRELFTNTIEAANILGIDSAFAGELVAKRARLMPTTIGKDGRIMEWLEPFEEVEPHHRHVSHLYGLYPGNEISIKHTPELAEAARKSLVARGDKSTGWSMAWKINFWARLHDGDHAYKLLVDLLRPCVDRKTNMTNGGGTYPNLFCAHPPFQIDGNFGGCAGIAEMLVQSQTGEIELLPALPSAWKNGSFKGLKVRGGGEVSAKWKEGRLTEAGLKALVPGSFRIKLPADSANMSIKINQKAVSLPVSDGILEVALQAGDQLALMF from the coding sequence ATGAAACTAAAATGTCTATCATTCGTATTGCTGATCCTTGCAGGATGCAATATGCCGGAAGTGAAGACGGGCAAATCGTTGTCTTATCATTTCGATGCTCCGGCCGAGATATGGGAAGAGACGCTTCCATTGGGTAACGGACGCCTTGGATTGATGCCGGACGGAGGTGTCGATACTGAAAAGATTGTTTTGAATGAAATCTCCATGTGGTCGGGCAGTAAGCAGGATACGGATAACCCGCAGGCATATTACTCGTTGGGTACGATCCGTAAACTTCTGTTCGAAGGACGTAACGACGAGGCACAGGAACTGATGTACAATACTTTTGTCTGCAAGGGCGAAGGGAGTGCATTGGGGCAGGGCGCAAACGCTCCTTATGGCAGTTACCAACTATTGGGTAACCTTGTTCTGAATTACGATTATCAAGGCAGCTCCGATTCGATCTCTGGATATAGGCGTGAATTGAATCTTGATAACGCGATTGCAACCGCTTCTTTTAGAAGAGGTAAGGTGAAGTATGACCGTGAAGTCTTTACCTCTTTTGCCGATGATTTGGGAGTGATCCACCTGACTGCCGACGCGGATAAGGCACTGAATTTCTCGTTTGGTATGAACCGTCCTGAGCACTATAAGGTGACAGCCGACGGTAATGACCTTCTGATGCAAGGACAACTGCCCGACGGTGTCGATACACTTGAAATGAAAGGTCTTCGCTATGCGTCGCGCGTTCGTGTCGTCCTGCCGAAAGGAGGAAATGTGATTCCGGGTGATTCGACTGTTACCATACGAAATGCCTCCGAAGCGATCCTGCTGGTGAGCATGGCAACCGATTATTTCGATAAGGATTTGGACGAGAAGGTCGCTTCCCTGTTGGCTAATGCCGAAAAGAAAGATTTCGCCTCTTTGAAGAAAGGACATATTGCCGCTTACCGTTCCCTGTTCGGCCGTGTGGACTTGGATTTGGGGCATTCTTCCCGTGAGGACCTGCCGATAGATGAGCGCCTTGCCACTTTCAATGCTGATCCGGACGATCCTTCTTTAGGGGCACTCTATTTCCAGTTCGGCCGCTATCTGCTGATCTCTTCTACCCGTGTAGGGCTGTTACCTCCTAACTTGCAGGGATTGTGGTGCAATACGGTCAATACGCCCTGGAACGGCGACTATCATTTGAATATCAATCTTCAGATGAATCATTGGCCGGCTGAGGTGGCGAATCTTTCCGAGCTCCATCTTCCGCTTGTAGAATGGACGAAACAGCAGGTTGCCAGCGGTGAACAGACGGCTAAAGCCTATTATAATGCCGGAGGATGGGTGACGCATATCTTAGGAAACGTCTGGGAGTTCACCGCACCGGGAGAACATCCGTCATGGGGAGCGACCAATACTTCTGCCGCCTGGCTTTGCGAACACCTGTACATGCATTATCTCTATACGTTGGATAAGGAATATCTGAAAGATGTATATCCAGTGTTGAAAGGAGCTTCCCGGTTCTTCGTGGATATGTTGGTGGAAGATCCGCGCAACAAATATCTGGTGACGGCTCCGACGACTTCGCCTGAAAACGGGTATAAGCTGCCGAACGGCAAGACGGCGCATATCTGTGCCGGTTCGACCATGGACAACCAGATCGTCCGCGAACTGTTCACCAATACGATCGAAGCCGCCAATATCTTAGGAATCGACTCTGCCTTTGCCGGCGAACTGGTCGCCAAACGTGCCCGCCTGATGCCGACGACAATCGGCAAGGACGGTCGTATTATGGAGTGGCTCGAACCGTTTGAGGAGGTGGAACCGCATCATCGCCACGTCTCCCATCTTTACGGTTTGTATCCGGGTAATGAGATATCGATAAAGCATACACCTGAGCTTGCCGAGGCAGCCCGCAAGTCACTTGTGGCCCGTGGCGATAAGAGTACGGGATGGTCGATGGCCTGGAAAATTAATTTCTGGGCGCGTTTGCACGATGGCGACCATGCTTATAAGTTGCTTGTCGACCTGCTCCGTCCGTGTGTGGACCGTAAAACGAATATGACGAATGGAGGCGGGACATATCCGAACCTGTTCTGTGCACATCCTCCTTTCCAGATAGATGGTAATTTTGGCGGTTGTGCCGGTATTGCCGAAATGCTGGTACAGAGCCAGACGGGAGAAATCGAACTGCTTCCCGCTCTGCCTTCCGCCTGGAAAAACGGCAGCTTCAAAGGTTTGAAAGTTCGTGGAGGCGGTGAAGTGTCTGCCAAATGGAAAGAAGGGCGGTTAACGGAAGCCGGTTTGAAAGCCCTGGTTCCCGGTTCGTTCCGCATCAAACTCCCGGCCGATTCGGCAAATATGAGCATCAAGATCAATCAAAAAGCCGTATCTCTCCCTGTCTCTGACGGCATATTGGAAGTAGCATTGCAGGCCGGGGATCAGTTGGCGCTGATGTTTTAA
- a CDS encoding ABC transporter ATP-binding protein, with protein sequence MKDFLRILRRFVPPYKKFMVWNVIFNVLSAILNLFSFALIIPILNILFKISDETYTYTDWTFAPFSFEAWKATPELLKNNFFWFVSDMIETKGGSFTLIILGVFLIVSTFLKVGTMYMAFYTMIPIRTGVVRDIRNQINRKITELPLGFFSEERKGDIIARVSGDVNEIETSIMSSLDMLFKNPILILIYLIGMIAISWQLTLFVFILLPFAGYVMGAVGKKLKRKSFEGQQQWGYLMSQIEETLGGLRVIKAFNAEEKIQDRFERSNETFRRLTNRIYRRQQMAHPMSEFLGTATIAIVLWYGGTLILSSNSPIDASTFIYYLVIFYSIINPAKDLSKASYAIQKGLASMDRVDKILKAESDINDPENPKSIALTESICYRDVWFKYQHEWVLKGIDLTIPKGRTVALVGQSGSGKSTLVDLLPRFYDVDKGSITIDGTDVRDATLYDLRSLMGNVNQEAILFNDTFFNNISFGVEGATLEQVQEAARIANAHDFIMASENGYDTNIGDRGGKLSGGQRQRISIARAILKNPPILILDEATSALDTESERLVQEALENLMRNRTTIVIAHRLSTIRNADEICVMHEGEIVERGRHEKLIGLDGYYKKLCDMQSF encoded by the coding sequence ATGAAGGATTTTCTGCGTATACTGAGGCGCTTTGTGCCTCCCTATAAGAAATTTATGGTGTGGAATGTGATATTTAACGTCCTGTCTGCCATTTTGAATCTATTCTCTTTTGCATTAATTATCCCGATTCTGAATATCTTGTTTAAAATCAGTGACGAAACCTATACCTATACGGATTGGACGTTCGCTCCTTTCTCGTTTGAAGCCTGGAAAGCGACGCCGGAATTGCTGAAAAATAATTTCTTCTGGTTCGTGTCCGACATGATCGAGACGAAAGGTGGTTCTTTCACACTGATCATATTGGGCGTTTTCCTGATCGTCTCCACTTTCCTGAAGGTCGGGACGATGTATATGGCTTTTTATACGATGATCCCGATCCGTACGGGTGTCGTCCGCGACATCCGCAACCAGATCAACCGTAAGATAACGGAACTCCCTTTGGGCTTTTTCTCGGAAGAACGAAAAGGGGATATAATCGCCCGTGTTTCGGGAGATGTGAACGAGATCGAAACTTCTATCATGAGTTCGCTCGATATGCTTTTCAAGAACCCGATCCTGATCCTGATCTACCTGATCGGTATGATCGCTATCAGTTGGCAGTTGACACTTTTTGTTTTTATCTTGTTACCTTTTGCCGGATATGTGATGGGGGCAGTTGGGAAGAAGTTGAAACGGAAATCGTTTGAGGGGCAGCAACAATGGGGCTATCTGATGAGCCAGATAGAGGAGACGTTGGGTGGCTTGCGTGTAATCAAGGCTTTCAATGCGGAGGAGAAGATTCAGGACCGTTTTGAGAGGAGCAACGAAACATTTCGCCGGCTGACGAACCGCATTTACCGCCGCCAGCAGATGGCGCATCCGATGAGCGAGTTCTTGGGAACGGCCACGATCGCGATCGTGCTGTGGTATGGTGGTACGCTGATCCTGAGCAGTAACAGTCCGATCGACGCCTCTACTTTCATCTACTACCTGGTGATTTTTTACAGTATAATCAATCCGGCGAAGGATCTGAGCAAGGCCTCTTATGCCATTCAGAAGGGGCTGGCCTCTATGGATCGTGTGGATAAGATCCTGAAGGCGGAAAGTGATATCAACGATCCTGAAAATCCGAAATCGATTGCTTTGACGGAAAGTATTTGTTACCGGGATGTCTGGTTCAAATATCAGCATGAATGGGTACTGAAAGGTATTGATCTGACGATTCCGAAAGGACGCACGGTCGCATTGGTCGGTCAGTCGGGTTCGGGAAAGAGTACGCTGGTGGATTTGCTGCCTCGTTTCTATGATGTGGACAAAGGAAGCATAACGATTGACGGCACGGATGTGCGTGACGCGACTTTGTATGATCTGCGCAGCCTGATGGGAAATGTTAACCAGGAAGCGATTCTTTTTAACGATACGTTCTTTAATAATATTTCTTTCGGTGTGGAAGGAGCTACGCTTGAACAGGTCCAGGAGGCGGCCCGTATCGCCAACGCGCATGATTTTATCATGGCGAGTGAGAATGGATATGATACCAATATCGGCGACCGAGGCGGCAAGTTGTCGGGGGGACAGCGCCAGCGTATCAGCATTGCACGTGCGATCTTGAAGAATCCGCCGATCTTGATTCTCGACGAAGCGACTTCGGCGCTCGATACCGAGTCGGAACGTTTGGTGCAAGAGGCTTTGGAGAACCTGATGCGTAACCGTACGACGATCGTGATTGCACATCGGCTCTCAACGATTCGTAATGCGGACGAGATTTGTGTGATGCATGAAGGGGAAATTGTGGAGCGTGGACGGCATGAGAAGCTGATTGGGCTGGATGGCTATTATAAGAAGCTTTGCGATATGCAAAGTTTCTGA
- a CDS encoding radical SAM-associated putative lipoprotein, producing MKKISTSILKSVNWLLTGLLALLGFSSCDQVSTDMYGTPHSKFTIKGKVTNESNSPIPQIQIRSPYGEDIPHADTLYTDSKGEFNYSFNGFFRSDNIPLLLTDIDGEQNGGSYAPNSVSVSFKDVDVTGGDGGWYLGEATKEITIVLKEKKEEIKK from the coding sequence ATGAAAAAGATCTCTACCTCCATCCTGAAAAGTGTCAATTGGCTATTAACCGGCCTACTTGCTCTACTGGGGTTCTCCTCATGCGATCAAGTATCGACCGATATGTACGGTACTCCTCATTCAAAGTTCACGATCAAAGGAAAAGTAACAAATGAAAGCAATTCCCCCATTCCGCAAATCCAAATTCGTTCACCTTACGGAGAGGATATCCCTCATGCAGACACACTATATACCGATAGCAAAGGAGAGTTCAACTACTCATTCAACGGTTTCTTCAGAAGCGACAACATTCCGCTCCTACTCACAGATATCGATGGGGAGCAGAATGGAGGCAGTTATGCTCCGAACAGCGTATCGGTATCTTTCAAAGATGTGGATGTGACAGGAGGAGACGGCGGATGGTATCTGGGAGAAGCAACAAAGGAAATCACTATCGTGCTTAAAGAAAAGAAAGAAGAAATAAAGAAATAA
- a CDS encoding radical SAM-associated putative lipoprotein yields MKNPNHKLLKVANWLLGGILALLGFSACNDEEELPLMYGTPHANFTIKGKVVNDESMPIPDIEIKCLVEHHGDNRSWFDTIPAVSTSSAGTFTYQFEEFPTDKLRIIATDIDGPQNGSYEKDSTDLTLSDNDYKGRDGWYRGTVEKEINFNLKKKIKNE; encoded by the coding sequence ATGAAAAATCCGAATCACAAATTATTGAAAGTTGCCAACTGGTTACTGGGCGGGATATTGGCGCTATTGGGATTCTCCGCCTGTAATGACGAAGAAGAACTCCCTCTCATGTATGGCACCCCTCATGCCAATTTTACAATCAAAGGTAAAGTTGTAAACGATGAAAGCATGCCTATCCCGGATATTGAAATAAAATGCCTGGTAGAACATCATGGCGATAACAGAAGTTGGTTCGACACGATACCGGCTGTTTCGACAAGTTCTGCAGGGACTTTCACTTATCAGTTTGAAGAATTTCCAACCGACAAATTGCGGATCATAGCTACAGACATCGACGGCCCCCAGAACGGTTCATACGAAAAGGATTCTACGGACCTTACTCTTTCCGACAATGATTATAAAGGAAGAGATGGCTGGTATAGAGGCACCGTCGAAAAAGAAATAAACTTCAACCTCAAAAAGAAGATAAAGAATGAATAA
- a CDS encoding TIGR04133 family radical SAM/SPASM protein — MNKRPGLRKRLALELFRSIRKNRAKIHELRTLFWECTLRCNASCLHCGSDCHVSSEHPDMPVEDFLKVIDEITPHVDPHKVMITFTGGEALVRKDIEECGRELNRREYPWGIVSNGLLLNRARLDSLLAAGMHSITISLDGFEEAHNWLRGNRRSFEGAVNAIAMLAEEKEVTWDVVTCVNQKNFKDLMLFKDFLIELGVKNWRIFTIFPVGRAAETPELQIDDAQFTWVLKFIRHCRAEGKIHASFACEGFLGNYEGEVRDQIFHCNAGVSTASVLIDGSISGCPSIRANFHQGNIYKDSFVDVWNNGFKEYRNREWTRKGQCADCDMFRYCEGSGMHLHDDNGNLITCHYRRIDN; from the coding sequence ATGAATAAACGCCCCGGATTACGCAAACGCCTTGCATTAGAACTATTCAGAAGCATCCGGAAAAACCGGGCCAAGATACATGAACTGCGTACGCTCTTTTGGGAGTGTACGCTTCGTTGCAATGCATCCTGCCTCCATTGTGGAAGTGACTGCCATGTTTCGTCCGAGCATCCTGACATGCCGGTCGAAGATTTCCTGAAAGTAATAGACGAGATCACGCCCCATGTTGATCCGCATAAGGTAATGATCACCTTTACAGGCGGAGAAGCATTGGTCCGTAAAGATATCGAAGAATGCGGACGTGAACTGAACAGACGTGAATATCCCTGGGGAATCGTCTCCAACGGATTGCTGCTCAACCGTGCACGGCTGGATTCGCTGTTGGCAGCCGGAATGCACTCCATCACCATCAGCCTCGACGGGTTCGAAGAAGCTCACAACTGGCTCAGGGGAAACCGCCGGAGCTTCGAAGGTGCTGTCAACGCCATCGCGATGCTGGCGGAAGAGAAGGAAGTCACCTGGGATGTCGTGACCTGCGTCAACCAGAAAAACTTCAAAGATCTAATGCTGTTCAAGGATTTTCTGATCGAGTTGGGAGTCAAGAACTGGCGTATCTTCACCATTTTTCCGGTGGGTCGGGCGGCAGAGACACCGGAGTTGCAGATCGACGACGCACAATTCACCTGGGTCCTCAAATTCATCCGCCACTGCCGCGCTGAAGGAAAAATACATGCGAGCTTCGCCTGCGAAGGTTTCCTCGGCAATTACGAAGGAGAAGTACGCGACCAGATTTTTCACTGCAATGCAGGTGTCAGCACTGCATCGGTACTGATCGACGGATCTATATCCGGCTGTCCGAGTATCCGTGCCAATTTCCACCAGGGGAATATCTACAAAGACAGTTTTGTAGATGTATGGAACAACGGCTTCAAGGAATACCGCAACCGGGAATGGACACGGAAAGGCCAGTGTGCAGATTGCGACATGTTCCGCTATTGCGAAGGGAGCGGCATGCATCTCCACGACGATAACGGCAACCTGATCACCTGCCACTATCGGAGAATTGACAATTAA
- a CDS encoding DUF4091 domain-containing protein produces MKNALILSALLTLGPVCQAQQTEKYPLGNYEELTDTKPHDGMEVWNKMTTPTCLSWGTTDIRYQKLNVPDVKKTTRWQGKAWKGERINAQAVLWTKEALDDATITVSDLKSGSSVIPASAITTNFVRYVMTDELNKDRKGGCGHRPNKAEWDSSLVADVLDIVKIQDIKACTTQPIWLNVWVPSDARAGKYKGTLTVSGKNFQDMKLQVEIDVLNRTLPAPQDWAFHLDLWQNPYSVARYYQVPLWSKEHFDAMLPIMKMLANAGQRAITTSIMHKPWAGQTEDHFDSMVTRIKKIDGTWVYSYDVFDKWVSFMMNEVGIKDLISCYTMIPWALTFDYYDEATSRVQFINVKPGDAEYTEYWGSFLKDFSRHLREKGWFEKTAISMDERPMEAMREAIKVIKQADPEFKITLAGNYHPEIQSDLYYLSIPYGHKFPEDVKAERERKGQISTVYTCCSEAFPNTFTFSDPAEAPWTALHAIAGDYDGYLRWAVNSWTADPLRDSRFRTWAAGDTYSIYPGPRSSIRFERLVEGIQDCEKIRILREELTAKGAKGKLDKLNKAVAKFTPEGLSETQQSAAEMVNELNKLLNSL; encoded by the coding sequence ATGAAAAATGCTCTTATCCTATCGGCCTTGCTGACATTAGGGCCGGTCTGCCAAGCTCAACAGACAGAAAAATATCCTTTGGGCAATTATGAGGAACTCACAGACACCAAGCCACACGACGGCATGGAAGTCTGGAACAAAATGACAACGCCAACTTGCCTCAGCTGGGGAACAACGGATATCCGCTACCAAAAACTGAATGTCCCCGATGTTAAGAAGACCACCCGCTGGCAAGGAAAAGCTTGGAAAGGTGAACGTATCAATGCACAAGCCGTGCTGTGGACGAAAGAAGCGTTGGACGACGCAACGATCACTGTCAGTGATCTGAAAAGCGGTTCTTCTGTCATCCCGGCTTCTGCCATTACGACAAATTTCGTACGCTATGTCATGACCGACGAACTGAACAAGGATCGCAAAGGAGGTTGCGGACATCGTCCGAATAAGGCTGAATGGGATTCATCCCTCGTTGCCGATGTTTTGGATATTGTAAAGATACAGGATATCAAAGCCTGCACGACGCAACCGATCTGGTTGAACGTATGGGTTCCATCCGATGCCCGCGCAGGGAAATACAAAGGGACATTGACCGTTTCGGGAAAGAATTTCCAGGATATGAAACTCCAGGTAGAGATCGACGTGCTTAACCGTACACTGCCGGCTCCACAAGATTGGGCTTTCCATTTGGACTTGTGGCAAAATCCCTACTCCGTAGCTCGCTACTACCAGGTTCCTCTTTGGAGCAAGGAGCATTTCGACGCCATGCTTCCAATCATGAAGATGTTGGCAAATGCCGGACAACGAGCCATCACAACCAGCATCATGCATAAGCCCTGGGCCGGACAGACGGAAGACCATTTCGACAGCATGGTAACCCGCATCAAGAAGATCGACGGGACATGGGTATACAGCTATGACGTGTTCGACAAATGGGTCTCCTTCATGATGAACGAGGTAGGGATCAAAGACCTGATCAGTTGCTACACCATGATCCCCTGGGCTTTGACTTTTGACTATTACGATGAAGCAACCAGCCGGGTACAGTTTATCAACGTCAAACCGGGTGATGCCGAATATACCGAATACTGGGGTTCATTCCTGAAAGACTTCTCCCGCCACCTGCGCGAAAAAGGTTGGTTCGAAAAGACTGCCATCTCGATGGACGAACGTCCTATGGAAGCCATGCGCGAAGCTATCAAAGTCATCAAACAGGCCGATCCCGAATTCAAAATCACACTGGCTGGCAACTATCATCCTGAAATTCAATCCGACCTGTACTACCTCTCCATCCCTTACGGCCATAAATTCCCGGAAGACGTGAAAGCCGAACGAGAACGCAAAGGACAGATCAGCACGGTCTACACCTGTTGCTCGGAAGCCTTCCCGAACACCTTCACTTTCTCTGATCCGGCCGAAGCACCTTGGACAGCCCTACATGCCATCGCCGGAGACTACGACGGATACCTGCGCTGGGCTGTGAACAGCTGGACAGCCGATCCACTGCGTGATTCACGCTTCCGTACCTGGGCAGCAGGCGACACATACAGTATCTATCCGGGTCCCCGCAGTTCCATCCGCTTCGAACGCTTGGTCGAAGGTATCCAGGATTGCGAAAAGATCCGCATCCTCCGCGAAGAGCTAACGGCCAAAGGAGCAAAAGGTAAACTAGACAAACTGAACAAAGCAGTTGCCAAATTCACCCCGGAAGGCCTGTCTGAAACTCAACAGTCAGCAGCTGAAATGGTAAACGAATTAAATAAATTACTGAACTCGCTGTAA